The following nucleotide sequence is from uncultured Campylobacter sp..
AGACCCTTTTGAGACATATTTTACTAACTCGCCCCCATTAGTTAGCTGGTTTATCGTAAGCCTTTCACGCTTGATGTTAGAGCCTACCTCATAGCCTTTAAATGCTCGCAAGCATCAAATCTTCCGAGCTTGCAAGCCTTTTCATAAAGCTCGCGCGCCCTCTTTTTATCTTTCGCTACGCCCCAGCCTTTTTCGTATTGATACGCTAAATTTGAGCAGGCTAGCGGCTCGTCGCTTTTTTCGCACGCTTCGCTAAAATACTTCGCAGCAAGCGCATGATCCTTTTGCCCGCCGTCGCCCTTGAAATACGTAACGCCTAAATTTACGCACGAATCCGCGTGTCCTTGCTCGCAAGCCCTCGTAAAAAATGTCCTAGCCCTGTCCGCGTCCTTTTTCACGCCTTCGCCGAGAACATAGCTAAGCCCTAGGTTATGACACGCCTCTACCTGTCCCATCTTGCAAGCCTTGATCAAAAGTTCGATCGCCTTTTTCGTGTCTGGATAGACGCCGAGCCCCTTTTTATAGTTGTATGCAAGGCTAGCGCACCCCTCGCTGCTATTTTTCTTGCAAGCATCGCTAAAAAGCTCATTCGCCCTCTTACGATCTTGCGT
It contains:
- a CDS encoding tetratricopeptide repeat protein, which translates into the protein MRIGSCAQSGAKFQNFKSMPLKERLKFTVRTVLLSALFATGAAAEIDDLRKGCAAGSEMDCKKLSRVINELQRNCDAGGEENALDCANLGYAYDSNRSFRQAARYYDRACKLGEQKGCVYLGLLYNDGQGVTQDRKRANELFSDACKKNSSEGCASLAYNYKKGLGVYPDTKKAIELLIKACKMGQVEACHNLGLSYVLGEGVKKDADRARTFFTRACEQGHADSCVNLGVTYFKGDGGQKDHALAAKYFSEACEKSDEPLACSNLAYQYEKGWGVAKDKKRARELYEKACKLGRFDACEHLKAMR